In Lagopus muta isolate bLagMut1 chromosome 14, bLagMut1 primary, whole genome shotgun sequence, the DNA window TGCTGGTGCTCAGCGGGAGCAGATCCGGTGCTGAAGGCAAGGAGTGCTGCAGGATCGGGCTGGCATTTGGCGTATAAAGGAGGGGAAGGACCCCTGCAGTGCGATGCTCCCATTAACACTACTCGGTGTGCTTCTCCGTGTGAATTCCTTCGCGACATTATCTGTGTGTATTCACAGCTGGTAcacatttcttgttttttctgcCTCTGCCCTGTAGCTGGAGAGCGGCCATTAGTTAAACTGCTTTTACTAATTATTCAGtaatttattgtaatttttttaaagtacaaatACTACATGTGATTTTAcactgtctgtctgtctgtcatGTACTCAATAAACAAACCAGAACCAACAGGCTACCTTGtctgccttttatttctctgagcTCAGCAATGATTGCATGTTCTCTGGccacagcaggctgctgcaAGTGCTAGATTGCTGTAACTGGTGTCAGGccactttgtttcttcttatttttatcacttattattaataatgattatttatttttaatattttgttattattacaTATGCTTAGTTACCCTTATCTATAAGCATGCACCTTATTAATAAACACAGCATTGCAAACTTCTGTTCAGTGGATTGCAGTCAGTCTTCACTTGTGAAGACGGCTCGGACCAAGTGAGGGGTTCGGAACGGGGTTGGTTGGTTCGGAAgggggttggttggttggttggttcgGAAGGCGGCACGCAGATCAGCCCCCCGCCATCGCTGCGATGCACAGCCGCGGGGGCGGGGCATAGCGGCTGGGGGTGGGGCTTAGAAGGCGAGGCCGGGGGATTGGCTGGGAGCGGGGTCACGTGAGCGGAAGGCGCGAGTTGCCATGGCGAGGGGGGGATGGCGGCGCCCTGTTGGGTGCTGCGGTGCTGTTCGTGCCGCCGCTTCCAGGCGCAGCAGGTGGGGTGCGGGCCGATGGGCCGGGAGCGCGCTGCGGGCCGCATCTGACTCCCCCTGCTCTTCCTAGGCCAAGCGGAGCCGGAAGTGGAGCTGCTGCGTGTGCGGGCAGCGGCAGGCCCTGCAGAAGGTGAGGGGCCGGAAGGGCCGAGCAGCCTGTGGTGTTGGGGGCGCCGAGTGGTGTTGGGGGCGCCGAGTGGTGTTGGGGGCGCTGTGTGGCTCGGCGCGCTGAGGCGCGGCGTCACTTCGTGCTGTTTGTTCCCTGCTGGGCGCTCCCTGCCGCTGTGTTACTTCTGCAGGTCTACGGGCAGGGCTCCGGCCGGGACTGCAGGCTGCACGTCCAGAAGCTGAACTTGCTGCAGGGTGAGGCGGAGGAGGCCGCTGCCCGTACGGCTCGGTAGGGGCTCGTAGGGCTGTTGGGCTGCTTTCCCTGCTGAGCGCGGTTCTGCCCTGTGGTAAAGCCCAAACGTGTGCCATCCGTGTCACCCACCTCTCGGTTACACACCGCTGGATTTAGCGTCCTGGCATGCTGCTTTGAACGAGGGCTTCTTTCAGATAAGATCGTTATTGTGTTGGTTAGGCCTTTGCCTGTTAAAATATGTGGAGCAGAGTTTTGATTTGTTTGGTTAATCTCTTTTATTGACAGAAATGCATTAGTGCAAACATTTGGGTGTAACTCCTCCTGGGCTGGAAAATCTTAGTGAGgctttcctgtttatttcacCCCAGTCTGTTTATTAATTGCCTAATTGTGAACTGAGCTTGAACTTGTAGAGCTTCCTCTGCACTCAGGGTTATTTTCAGAGATGAATCAGAGGCAGTTAGATAACTTTGTTGTGTAATGCAGTGCTCCAGGGTTAAGTTTTGGGAAGAAAACTCAGTGTTTGTTcactttatgaaaaaaaaaaagttgctgttCACAAACATTATGAAATAAATTCCCTGTTTCCCTGCTTGCTTAGGGCATAATCAGTGGTTTTAAGCTGTCATCCCAAAAGATACGCTGTTCTATCCCTAATTACGATCAATTAAAAATTGTCAGTTCATGGCTAGTGGCTTTCGATCAGAATCATTACTCTATTTGTATGGGAGGAAAGCAGACAAACCTCCAATACAGTATAAACAGTCGATTTGCACACTGGATTAGGAACTCCAATTTAAACATCTGTTTCAGGCACAGAGAAGAATGTGAAAACgacaacagaaatgcagcagtccTTCATGAGAACAATTCGGTGCAGCAGGTGAGACACCTACAAAGCTGGAATAAATACGTAGCCATGCTGACCCGGGGAATCAAAGTGAAACCAGTGATCCCTTTATATTAACACAGCTGAGATGATAGTGTGTATATACAGGCTGCAGGAGAGATGTAGAATGTGATGCAAACAGAAACTTTCTGCTCTACCCGGATGCTGAACCTGGGAACAAGATAGAGGAACATGTCCTAAAGTGACTTGTCACAGGAGGCATTCAGCACAAATGTGACAAGGCCAGGGTTGAGAACCTTGTATTTTGCTGTTTACAGTAATTCTCTGATGTTGTAGGGGGGAAGGACAGAAGTGAGTCGCTGGAGTAAGTATCTGGACAAGGGCAGTGAAGAtcaagaagaggaggaagaggaaggaagtaCAGAAAGGCAACAGTTCTGTTCTCAGAGGAAGAATGCTGTGGAAGAACGAAGGTACAGTGATACAGGCTGGCATTTCAGATGACAACAGAAAGAACTTTTTTTGTAATTCCTACCTTTAAGTGATGATCATTAGTTAAAGGGTTGTGGGAGATATTTTATTATAGCTGAACAAAGTACAGGCTGTAATAAACAGCGTGGCTTGACTTCTGTTGCTAGGAGTTTGCTTTTCATGAGCATTTATGGTGACTTGTTTGTGATAAAAATCACAGTGGAGTTAACCAGGCACCTTTCTGTGTGGTTCTTTTGATCAGGAAAAAGCAGGAGAGTTTCCTCTACGGTGATGTTCAGGAGAACTCGGAGGAAGATGGTGCTTTCCAGTTTACCTATCAAGCCAAAAAGGTTAGAACCTCTTGAGTATTTTTAGCTGTAGAAGACTAAAGCAAAACAGTGTTCTCCTGGTTCCTTTCATGTCATTGTAACTTTGAAGTTTTAAATGTCTTCCTCTGCTCTAATATTGAATGAACGGGGAGAAGCAGCAAATTGTATTGTGACTTTCTCTCTGCAGGGTTTTAGTCAGGTATAAGCAAATGCCATCTGATATAAGGTAAAAGTGGTTTGGCCAGATTCCTCCATCAGTGCAACTGTTGtcagttctgttttgctgttgttgagCATCAACGCCTTGCATAAGACACAGCTATGGGGTTACTGTAATTATCTGCCCTGCTAGTTAAGTTGCCTTGAGTCTTCACAGCCCAGGGTTCATAGATCCAGCTCTGCTTCAGATTGCTGGTGAAAACTTAAGTGTATTTAAAGGACAAGAGTGCTCTTTCTTTGCCTGTTTCTTGGTACACATGCTGCATTTCCAACCaagctctttctttctcttgttaCAGCACAAGAAATGTTCAACAGCAGTGCCTGATGGAGATGATGGAGATGCTGTTTCTGCAGACAGTGGTGTAGTGCCAACTGTCTTTGAGTCCACAGTGCCACAACAGAACAACCAACCCCCAGCTGCTTGTACCAAACCCTCCAAGTGGGAAAAGTACCTCTCCTGTTCTAACAACCGTAGTGAAAATGCTGTTATGGCCACCTTGTCACCACAGGATGGCAGTGGAAGGTTGGGACCACACAGCACCGCTGCTGTAAGTGAGGCCACTACACATTTGGAGCAGGTTCAAAGTGCTCTACCTCTAGGTACAGATTTTGAATCTAAGAAGTGCGTAGCTAACACCGAGCAACTTGCCTTAAAACTGCCTGGCAGCATGCAGGCCAGCACCAGTTGCTCAGGTGAGAATGATGCATTGGCCAAAGAAGCTCCAAGTCAGGTGCTATGGGCTGCAGCTGGTGACTGCAGCGCTGGTAGCAGACCTGCACCCAGCCTTGTGAGGCCCACACCTCACACCACTTCTTGTGAACACCTCTTCTGCACAGGTGATGACTTCAATGATGATTTCTGAGAAACTTGGGTATCTTCAccattgcttttctgtctgtctgttgtGTGGTTGGCTTGTATACTGTGCACTGAAGCAAGATTTTGAAGTGAAGGTAGCTTTAGGAGCACTATTAAAGAAGTTGCTTAAAGGCTATCTAGCTGTGTTCTGTTGGGAAAGACTGATCCAAGAAGTGCTACATTTGCACAGTGGTGCCTAGCAAGCGTATTAGAAGTGAGaatggaaggagggagggagcagaggtgCATCCAAGGCTTTAAGGATATCTGACTGGTACAGTTAAGTTCTGTGATGAATTCCCCACTGTAAACTGCAGCTCTTTTTCCTTGTTCTAGCTCTTTGTTTACATCACCCATAGCAACTCTTTCTTTCAAAGCTACTGTGCAGGCTTCAGAGCCAAGCATTTGATTTCCCTTCACAAATGAACAGCCCTAAGAGTCTGCTCAAAGCCCAAGTTATGGGCAAGAAATAGACTGCCACAGTGCTGGGCTGTCTGTTATACTCGGAGTCACCTGACATGGCAATCACATGCTCTTGGCCTGGACCTTCTATCTTATAATCAAGTTCCAGTTAACAGAGTAGAACAGTTACGATAATTAAATGCCCACAAACTCATCACCAGTGAAAGAGTGGcagtattatttatttcttcctccacACTACAAGCACTTAGGAACATGAAACAGAAACCTTTAACAGAAGATGCATTTCTAGAGTTAACTGTATCAcgttattttctttcagttagaAGGAAACTAGTTTTTGTTACACGGACTACTACAAGTTAGGAGGCTGCTTGAAATACTGGATGGCATCTAGTGCTGCCCCGATGTCACAGTTCTTTGTCTGCAGGAGTCGAGTGAGCCATCCACCCTCATCAGAGAAGCCCATAGAGAGCATCTGGGACAGGGATTCAATCAAGCGAGGGTCTGCTTCTGTTAAGAGAATGATAGTTTGAAGTTAAAATGCTTCACATTAATAGCAAACCAGACAAGGCTGTGGTATCACATGGTAGGCTGGCACTAATCCTAGCAGATCTGGCATAGCTGACAAGCACTGGAAGACACTCCTGTGTATCCTATGAGGCAGACATTTTGAGGTACAGCATATGTAACTGCTAAGGAAACAGCTGAGTTAGATCTGTCTGTCCTTGCTGTACGCATCAGTGCTGGGGGTTTCAGTTAAGTGACCTGGCATACTTCTAACTAGCTCTTGCCAGAGAAGCCTCTTAAGTCACAGGATGTACTGTCTACAGCCTGCATTAAAAGGCTCTCAAAGAGTACACAGCAAGGACACTGTTTAGGAGGCCACCTTTTTCATGCTGCTCAAATGGCATGTTAGTACCAGTTTAAGACTTGCTGCCCCCGTTCAAGCAGAGAACATGCCTGTTCCTAACAGCATGCAGAGTGTTGCCCGAGCACAAGTTACAATTTAACTTGTCCATATGTGAGCTTGGTTTCTAAGCAGGTTTGCTTATACTGGGCAAGCTGGCAATAACTGAGAGCAACTTTCACCCACATGAAACCTGCACGCATTCTCGTacctggtgggagatgtgggtAGAGTGCAGCCTCTCTCAGCCCTGTAGGTCCTGCCTGGGGAGCTTCCTGAGCTACATCTAGGGATCTGGGATCATCTGTCTCTGGCATTTGTAGAGACTGCAGTTCACCTGTGGAAGGATCCACTTCTTTGGAAGATAAGTGGGTCCAGTCCTCATCACCCCCTGATGAACTGCTTGACTCGCTGTGTtcctgaaatggaaagaaaggaggtccaggtgctgcagtgctttccaggTAGGATGCATGCTCTTACTATCTGCTTTTAATGGGAAGAATTACCTTCACAACAAGTCCCACCTTTGCTGTAAACCAGTAAAGCAAAGGTGCCATATATTATCTATCTGCTGACAACTGACTCATCAGTCTCACAACACATACCAATTACTTTCTCTCCAGTAAAGCCTCACAACCATATTAAATCAGTGCAGTGTTTCTTGTACCTGGGACTGGAGGCTGCCATCTTCCATCTGTGTGGGCACAGGATCTATCACCATATCTTGTATCTGCTCTGCAACATTGCTTACTACCGTAGCA includes these proteins:
- the LOC125700295 gene encoding MRN complex-interacting protein, giving the protein MAAPCWVLRCCSCRRFQAQQAKRSRKWSCCVCGQRQALQKVYGQGSGRDCRLHVQKLNLLQGEAEEAAARTARHREECENDNRNAAVLHENNSVQQGGRTEVSRWSKYLDKGSEDQEEEEEEGSTERQQFCSQRKNAVEERRKKQESFLYGDVQENSEEDGAFQFTYQAKKHKKCSTAVPDGDDGDAVSADSGVVPTVFESTVPQQNNQPPAACTKPSKWEKYLSCSNNRSENAVMATLSPQDGSGRLGPHSTAAVSEATTHLEQVQSALPLGTDFESKKCVANTEQLALKLPGSMQASTSCSGENDALAKEAPSQVLWAAAGDCSAGSRPAPSLVRPTPHTTSCEHLFCTGDDFNDDF